From a single bacterium genomic region:
- a CDS encoding 1,4-dihydroxy-2-naphthoate polyprenyltransferase, giving the protein MTRAAEPPAVEERPAGAAVRRGGRPALWWRAARPYSLTASVTPVLLGTAAAARDGHFTALIFLAALGGAAAIQAGTNMTNDYYDYVRGVDTGESIGPGGLIQHGLLSPRAVLAGGLALFAAGSAFGLWLAAVAGWPVLAAGVLSVLAGYAYTGGPLPLGYVGLGDLVVFVFMGPVIVLGAYFVQARGLGPTAWWLSLPMAALVTAVLVVNNLRDIDGDRRSGKRTMATLIGPRATRAEYTLLVVLTYAAVIAGVAVGASPPLCLAALLTAPAAVSLCRRLARDSDPVALSLALRGTAQLHQRTGVLLAAALLLSRRP; this is encoded by the coding sequence ATGACGCGGGCCGCAGAGCCGCCCGCGGTGGAAGAACGGCCCGCGGGCGCAGCGGTGCGCCGCGGCGGACGGCCGGCCTTGTGGTGGCGCGCCGCGCGACCCTACTCGCTCACCGCATCCGTCACGCCGGTGCTACTCGGAACGGCCGCGGCGGCGCGCGACGGTCACTTCACGGCCCTCATCTTCCTCGCCGCGCTCGGCGGGGCGGCGGCGATCCAGGCCGGCACCAACATGACCAACGATTACTACGACTACGTGCGCGGGGTGGATACCGGCGAGTCGATCGGGCCGGGCGGCCTGATTCAGCACGGGCTGCTGTCGCCGCGCGCGGTGCTGGCCGGCGGCCTCGCGCTGTTCGCGGCCGGAAGCGCGTTCGGGCTGTGGCTCGCCGCCGTCGCCGGGTGGCCGGTACTGGCCGCGGGGGTCCTGAGCGTGCTGGCCGGGTACGCGTATACCGGCGGTCCCCTGCCGCTCGGCTACGTCGGTCTCGGAGACCTCGTGGTCTTCGTGTTCATGGGGCCCGTGATCGTCCTCGGGGCGTACTTCGTGCAGGCGCGCGGGCTCGGCCCGACCGCCTGGTGGCTGTCGCTTCCGATGGCCGCGCTCGTCACGGCCGTGCTCGTCGTGAACAACCTCCGCGACATCGACGGCGATCGCCGGAGCGGAAAGCGCACGATGGCCACGCTGATCGGCCCGCGCGCGACGCGCGCCGAATACACGCTGCTCGTCGTACTGACCTACGCGGCGGTCATCGCAGGCGTGGCCGTCGGGGCGTCGCCGCCGCTGTGTCTTGCCGCGCTCCTCACCGCGCCCGCGGCCGTGTCCCTGTGCCGCCGCCTCGCCCGGGACAGCGATCCGGTCGCGCTCAGCCTCGCCCTCCGCGGCACCGCACAACTGCACCAGCGCACCGGCGTCCTGCTCGCCGCAGCCCTCCTGCTTTCCCGCCGGCCCTGA